The following are encoded together in the Daucus carota subsp. sativus chromosome 5, DH1 v3.0, whole genome shotgun sequence genome:
- the LOC108221215 gene encoding putative WEB family protein At4g17210: MGEIDTKPIESVQASISLFGDKSGQLRSRPACYSQIEKENLELLLKLDQHEKTAEELFILLQITEFEREIYMNACREAKIGIYELESRIKEMDAQLSETVKLKDENFHVSVELNTVKEELLQMEVELVEAKNAKIEAMKETEVMETALNMEKERAEELSGQVAELNETILHLQFAVLEAKKEKDLVSSENQAALMEATKSVEEIREEMESTRNQLKNLEGEVSDKSSLIESLQLELEQANKDRNSAERATSDAVNDIGQLISDMELLMTANSKKDGQIMAQEMELSQSRVELKIAMKEQELLKCDLETIQSKNEKLTSEMNEICEKESAAQIEIALLKSELHRGRSKAAAADASEERAKREKLALELCIQQLALQAQEAKNALQTMTDLVQKDDEEMKYSKVIGTDEALTQEQTNACISISAEDYKALLTKADEVEETRNENDALKREMEMTAGKIGELRTRAEQAVWRAEVAEKAKALLEEERKKWRVKEEKRKVALEALRQESISLQKSFKKHPEPPKTYQPLGKILKMKF, encoded by the exons ATGGGAGAAATTGACACAAAACCTATTGAATCAGTTCAAGCATCGATTTCCCTGTTTGGTGACAAAAGTGGTCAGTTAAGAAGCCGGCCTGCCTGTTACAGT CAAATAGAGAAGGAGAATCTtgaactcttattgaagctaGATCAGCATGAAAAAACTGCAGAAGAACTTTTTATCTTGCTGCAGATCACTGAGTTTGAGAGAGAAATATACATGAATGCTTGCAGAGAGGCTAAAATAGGAATATATGAACTTGAATCCAGGATAAAGGAGATGGATGCACAATTGTCCGAAACTGTAAAACTTAAAGACGAAAATTTTCATGTTTCTGTGGAGTTGAATACTGTAAAAGAGGAGTTGCTCCAGATGGAGGTAGAACTTGTTGAAGCCAAGAATGCCAAGATTGAGGCGATGAAAGAAACTGAAGTCATGGAGACTGCTTTAAACATGGAAAAGGAAAGGGCTGAAGAGCTTTCGGGCCAGGTAGCAGAGCTCAATGAAACAATTCTTCATTTACAATTTGCTGTTTTGGAggcaaagaaagaaaaagatctAGTTTCTTCTGAAAACCAGGCTGCGTTGATGGAAGCCACTAAATCAGTAGAGGAAATTCGAGAAGAGATGGAATCAACAAGAAATCAATTGAAGAATTTGGAGGGTGAGGTTTCAGACAAGTCTTCACTAATTGAGTCTCTGCAGCTGGAACTTGAACAAGCAAATAAGGATCGGAATTCTGCTGAGAGGGCTACTTCTGATGCAGTTAATGACATAGGCCAGTTAATATCCGATATGGAGCTGCTTATGACTGCAAACTCAAAGAAAGATGGTCAGATTATGGCACAAGAAATGGAGCTAAGTCAGTCAAGGGTAGAACTTAAGATTGCAATGAAAGAGCAGGAGCTGCTTAAATGTGATTTAGAGACGATACAGAGCAAGAATGAGAAGCTAACAAGTGAAATGaatgaaatttgtgagaaagaAAGTGCAGCACAGATTGAGATTGCATTGCTGAAATCCGAGCTTCATAGAGGTAGATCAAAGGCAGCTGCTGCTGATGCTTCAGAAGAAAGAGCCAAGCGCGAAAAGTTGGCACTAGAGCTTTGTATTCAGCAATTAGCACTACAAGCCCAAGAAGCCAAGAACGCGCTCCAAACAATGACAGATTTAGTACAGAAAGACGACGAAGAAATGAAATATTCAAAAGTTATAGGCACTGATGAGGCCTTAACACAAGAACAAACAAATGCATGCATCTCAATATCTGCTGAAGACTACAAGGCTTTGCTGACAAAGGCTGATGAAGTTGAAGAAACGCGCAATGAGAATGATGCATTGAAAAGAGAAATGGAGATGACAGCAGGGAAAATCGGGGAGTTGAGGACACGAGCAGAACAAGCAGTGTGGAGAGCAGAGGTGGCCGAGAAAGCGAAAGCATTGCTTGAGGAAGAGAGAAAGAAGTGGAGAGTAAAAGAGGAGAAGCGAAAGGTTGCGTTGGAAGCACTGAGACAAGAGTCCATTTCCTTGCAgaagagttttaagaaacatcCTGAGCCTCCCAAAACATATCAGCCACTAGGAAAAATTCTCAAGATGAAATTCTAG